The Nicotiana tomentosiformis chromosome 2, ASM39032v3, whole genome shotgun sequence genome includes the window actccagtaaaacaatccctaAAAGGATCCCCTGCACCAGAGCCTGCGTCGATATTGggagtcttcaactctcgagcttccttcaacgcctcctcagaaaaagatggaagagaaggcgaatgacccattgtcatagccccgagcaaatcactcggagtactccgGTCGAGACTCAGGTCTTCGGAAACAACCCCGACAGGCACAGCCGCCATCGTCTCGGGAGCTCtggcaacctcgatggcctccgtagaTCGGACTACCAAAGTCAAgaagctattttcttcttcttcttcttcttcttcttcttcttcttcttctctcagtcgttggaccgagtcaatcgaaagggcaattacttttctcctcacccttcgagttttgggcttggggtcctctgaccgagaggaagctcttcgcttcttatcttcccATGTTTAGGGACTAGGGACTTGTTcccttcttcaccgctcgaaggcctcaaagcggcatccctggttacgcctgcataaaaggaaatcggtaacgaatagaacgcaaagaatacttcgaaggaaacaagaagcaaacctcaccatggttcttggcctcccatctgccttttaccaaatcacgccaagcgcgctgGGTGTAAGAGGAGGTCGAGGCTAACTTCTGAACCCAGTTCTCGAGGtcaggcaccgcttgtggcatccaaggggcagctgaacatcagggaaggatatcagaaaaaatcgaaaaaggacatgaaaagtgaacaaaaatcacttacggtcaaaattccattctttaGGGAACGATATCTTCTCCTCCGGAATgagatcacgggtcctcactcgaatataacgacccatccaaccctgatccttgtcttcatcgatgctcgacatcaaagccttcgatgcccgacgatgaagtctgattagttctcgaaagatctgaggccgatacagtcgtatgaggtggttcagagaaaaatccaaccccccgactttgatagagaagaagcgcaataagatcactatacgccataaagagggatgaatttgggcaagggtgacttgataccttttgcagaaatcaataatcaccgggtcgacgggtcccagtgtgaagggataagtataaatacttaaaaacccctccacgtaAGTGGTAACACTCTCATCGgaagatggaatttgcaacacgacctcggaaccccagttgcagtcttttctgacggcctcgaggtgatcctctgttatagagcacgtatacatcgatacatgttcacatcgacccggaacggaggaaggattctccaccttaaaatcggtcttcaaaatgcacgggccaggaacatagtcataaactgacggctccaccggcgccttatcatcagacagccgtgaggaagaagctttctccttctgaggtacggttttggaagttttcgccattgatatgaAAGGAAAGAGTGCAAAGGAAGGTGAAGAAATAGACAGCACCAAAATTCTGGTATGGGCGGCCCCGTAGCAGCGAAATAAAGAGGATAAATAAGAAAGTTTTgaagaagagaaggcgcaaaagtggtaaaggttgtatggaaagactatttatagacTAAGGCATGATGGTTCGGTattagcggtggccgaccaccgtctgacacacattaaatgcttcGGTAAAATCGAGCCGATGGGACAGCTATTACATACGTCAAGATCGGGTTCGATAGAAACGTcagcataaatttgatcgagccgcagggaaatcatatcgttcctcgccacatcctttccgagaaacgaggggactatctgtgtacggtcaaaatcgattctcagtcataaagaccggtctagacaatgacgtttcaatcgaagggtatccacatgacaagctcggacgaattccgaagtagggacgtcgtgcttcgagctataagaccgatcaacggcaaaactcgatatcattatcgagcccgtgtctgaatcggactacggggcaacaccgattgacacaggccccgaatatcgatgccccaaggcagaaccgagctcgaaccaagactgggggttcgatctaacaccgagctcgagccagtgccgagctcgcagacaagaaccgttacaaccgcaccgagggagagaatcttggcgagaatcaaggaagagacaaaccatcacgggtcctccactatatatattattttattatgttgttatagataaagcagtaaccttctactataaaaagggggatagactgcaatagacgcAGGTCCTCGAAGATATATTAAGATTTCACTGTGCTTGTTTTTCTAACTCAtttcagtcttcccgtccatcattctcattttatagcaaaaatacctgtattgtcattttgtatcaaaggaatttgcatacccttagaaccatatttaaatttaacgttatccgatttttcgggtaaacaaaattATTCGACATTAATTAGTTCAGTCTGCTGAAGAGTATTAAACTGACAAAAAGAAAACCGAACAATTCACAAAGACCAGAATTAATTCAGCGAAAAAACATAATGTAAGAAATTACTCTGATGAAATATTTTCCTTAACATCTGATAAGTTTATTACAAAAAAGGGCTGTAGTGTACTAATGTTCTTTGTCAAAAGCATCAGATCACATTATTGCAAAGGAAAAACGTAATTACAGCATCTGAACACCAATTTAGATGAAGATTCTTGATTTCTGGTTCCCTATGGCCTAGACAATATAATTTTCTGATCATAAGTGTTTAAAATGGTGATGAGGGTCAGGTCCTCCTGGACTCACTCGCTCGGGCCAATTGCGGGTGCTATATTTCGTCTTCTCTCGTTCGAATTGTTCCTCCAATGCTTCCCTGGCAATCCTAATAGAAATGAAGGAGCGAGCCTCGATTAATGCAGATGAAAACAAGATCAGCAAGATAATGCAGGATAAATACTTGAAGCTAGACATTGTATTTATCATTCAAGTATTTCAGAAGAGCTAGAGAGTTTCATTATATACATTTCTTTCTGTGACTACTCGTAATGTTCaatatatttttatatggatGTAAAGCTTTAATAAGAGGAAACTGATTCAAGAAGCATAATCTTTTTGTCTTTACTTGAAAAATATTCTTTTAACGTCCTAATTTGCAGTAATGTTTAGGGATGAGGTCTGCACAGTCCATTTATGAATTTAAGTTAATTTTTCCCAAGAGATACGTAAGACAAAAGTCAACCCTCTTTGTGTCAGCCTACTATGTTAAAAGGTTTTTAAGTTTGCTTTTTTAGCTAATGCATAAGGATTTACTTAGGACCACATCTAGGAAATGACATGGACAGATGGTGGAGGATGACTTTGATAAAAATAGTGAATTTACAGCATGGAATTCATCTAATTTGAATAGATGCTGATGGAGATGCAAACTCATTGGCTGAACGGCTCATTCTGATAAACATGAAACTCATACAGTGAGCCAAGCAAAATTAAGAGAAGAGCTTTTATAAATGCAAAAGCCAATAGGAACTGACATGCAAACAGCATCTCAGCATCAGCAATAAAGTTGTGGATCAGAACAAAGTTTTAACATTTTTGTACAACATTATCCAAATTATGTATTCTAATAATCTTTCTGTCAAAATTTAAGAGACTAGTTTCTTTACAATTTCATGTCCAGAAAATTGCGAAGTCCAACTGCGATGAAGTGTGCAAATTCAAGATTGACATGCCAATACTTAAATGCAGCCAAAATTACTATCTGAGCAGACAGTAGCCTTCTTCAATTAGCATAGATGACTTGTAACAATAATaagattttgaaaattatttaccgTCATTCACTCATCATATTACACTGCAGTTACATGGTTGAGACCTCATAGACTATTCTTTCAACTTCTACTTTAAATACTCCTTTTTAGTTAGATATTTTCTAAATGCATATGCAATATTGATGGAGCTTCTAACGACAACCCTGGATTATGTGAATACTGGTTCATTATCAGAAATAGCAATAAATATTTACTTGATACGTGCTTCAACAAGATTACTTTGCTAGCTTTAAACCAACTTTCCAAAGGATTCGTTCATTTATAATGCTGCACAATGGTGTGGACAAAATTATTATTGACACTGATAGGATGCAAAACGAAAACTCTTCAATAGGAAATGAGTACCTCCATACCCATTGATGAATTTGACTGAACAAATATCGGGACTCATTAGGCATATCATGGTGCAGATTCAACATATCTGCAGGGAGGCAACTCAATGGCTGATTATCTGGAGACATATATATGCAGTTAACATGTTTTCACGGGATTTTGATAACTTCATGCAACTTCACTCTCATGCTTGTAAATTGCTCAATATGACAAGCCTGGTATCCCTAATTTTAGGTCTTCAATTAGGTAAATAAGTTTTCAGAGTATTTGTTTTACTTCTATACAACTTTTAGTTCCATCACTTATATTGCAATATAGCCTGAGGAGTATAAAGCTAAGACTTATAGTTGTTGTTTTCTTTAATCTTCTCCACTCTGGTTTCCTTCATCTCTGAAAAGGGGAAACCTCTTTCAATCTTCTCTACTCTTGTTTCCTTCATCTTTGCAAAGGGAAACCTCTTTCTCCTGCAACAAGATTTGGTTAGGCATGATCCAATGTCCTGCCTTATTCTGTAGCACCTATTACCTCTTATTTTCTGTAATGAAATGTCCCATCAAGAGCTCCACGATGTGAGTAGATGGTTCCCTAAAGATAAAATTACAGCAATTTATACTTAATTGATAGTTTGACAAAGATTCTAGAGTTTGCTTTCATTTCActtttaaaatttcataaagaTTTATGCCCAGAAAACACAGTTATCTCCTTCCCCAATAGTTTAACCTGTTCCTTGTGTTTACTCAACTTTCAGCTCATACGGTTATGAATTTATTCAGATCGTGGGCTGACTACCCATATTTGGATATGAATAACATATGTATTCACAATAGCCACAGAAATCTATTATCTCATTTAGTGCTGCTTTGTAAGGTTTCCAAAGGGGGAGAATCTGTAAAGAAGCACAAAATGATAGTGCAAAAAGCATACTAAGATGTTCAATATCTTCAGGTGATCTTAGTATAAGCAAACTGCCAATATCTGTACAAGGACAGATTCTAAGATGCAGACGTTTAATGAGATACTTGAAATCTAGTAAAAGTTCGACTTCTCCTTCAGTCAGAGATCTGCCTACAAGAGTAAACTAGCTCAAACATCACTTTAGTTTGTTATTAGCACCAAAGTCATCTTTTGCACTTGTGAACTCAATGCTTCTTCACCCGGAGGAATGCAATGAAAAGAGATTCTTTGTGATTGCATTAGAACAGTCAGCAGCAAGCTCTGCCTGAAACTACATGGCGTTAGTAGTTATACGTATTTAACTACTCAAGTCTTTCTGCAGCATGCACACACAGAGAGGAAAAAAATACCTCTATGTTGTCTTAGTGTGATATTGCTAGTTGGTACCTCATCATCAACTCAGCAGCGAATTTCTGAACCCTGTGTATGTTCTAGGTGGTGAAGGCATACATGACCATTTTTAGACTAAAGAATTGAAAATTGTGAAAAGGAAAGGGTGCGACAGTAGTTCAGTAATAAGGATATCTTCTCTTCATAAATGGGATGGTTAAGCAGTAGCAGCTTATTGTTGTTCACAACAGCACGAACTAATAGTTCTTTTGCCTCCTCCTGTTTTTTCCTGAGCATGCTGCACATCTGGAAACATAATAAACTATGATCAGGCATGACACTTTCTCACCTGCCTCGTCTAGGCCTCAACAAAGAACAAATTGTTGCTTGCTCGGAGAAAAAGGAGCTAAGTTGAAGCATATAGAATTATTGCACCACGTAACCTTTGAATTTTCAATTATCGGCTTGAAAGCATTAATAGAGGGTGGTCTAGGACACTAATTAATGCATCCACCAATTGGCTTTGGGGACCCCATTTCAATTCCGCTTATATAAGAGACATATAAAACTTCCACCAACAAAATCAGAATAACCATCTAAACTGGCTTCTTATTCTCGTGTCCATTTTTTCTTTGTCAAACTCATGGATGCCTCTTGAAATTCCGAGGTGCAGTTAAAAAGAGCAAACCTGCTTTCGAGCATACTGAAGGTTTCACTAAAGTGGAACTCTAGCTAAGATTGATACAATGAAAAGGATGTTAAGAAAATTCAGATCCAATTACATAAACCTAAAAGGAACTACTGTAACAATTTCTAGGACCAAAGAGGACATGTCTAAGTTACCAACAGAAAACAAGTTGAGAGAGAATGCAGAATTTTTTTCATTGTTCGTGTAGCCAATATAAAATGGGAAGGTGGTATATCTCATGCAATTCTAAATCTCAGAGAAACTTAAAATATGAAGTGTATGTTGTCTGGTTACTTGTTTAGAGTAGAAATGTACTGGCTGAACAAGCATTTACCTTTTCCACAATTTATAGCAGTGATTTACTTCATGAGTTCTCATAATATCTGAAAAGATACTACACCAGCAAGCAGAAAACAAGGAAGAACCAAAAATAGCGAGGAAGCACTCCTTACATCATCGAGATCCTTTGAAAGAGCCTCAGCCTTCTTTATGTTGTCATCATCTTCTATCGCAAAAGGGCGTCCTAACTCTTTGATGTTCATCTCCATAGGAACATCACGTGAAGAGATTTGGCAATTTTCATAATCACTGGTCTTATTACCATTTCCAGAATGCTCATGATCATTAACCTATCAATGAAGAATGATGGAGAACTTTAAAAGGTTGACATGCTTCTACGTTCCTATGTATGGGAGACACTTCGGAAACTATATCAAACATCTATTTCtattccttttctatcaatcaccTGTTTGTGCCATATCCTTTCAGTACCTTCAGAGGAGCCCCTGTAGAATTTTGAGGAGTAATCACACCTAAGTTCAGCATTGATGAAGAAAAGATGTGCATTATCTAATTTTACAGAAGAACCTGCTTTCACTGGGTGAGTGCGAAAGACGCTTTGACGGAAGTAGGATCGTCAAATCCAAATTCGTCTGCATTAGGTGCTATCACAAGTGACAAAGATGTCCTATACTTGTTATGTGACTATGCAGAAAAGGTATTCTTTTGCAACGGAAAGCGGTGGAGAAAAGGAAAACAGACCTCTGGTACTTTCCTCTTGATGGACAAGTTAGCAGGCATTTGCTTCAGCCTCTCTGTACAATTATTGTCTTTGGCTTGTAAAATAGCTTTAAAACCACCATGCTGGTCCACATTTTTTGAGGATTTCATATTTTTTTGCAACACTGTCCGAGATGTCTCGGGCTTTGAACCAAGTTTTCTGCATTAGGAGCATGTGATTGATTGAAAGATTTCAGAAAAATGAGATCTCCATATTTGAAGAATTTGACAGGTAGCAGAAAGAAAATCAGTATGGTACGCTGAAATTTTCAGGCTGGATGTGTCTAGAGTCCTCCTGGCAGCTTTAATAGGCAGTGTTTTGTCTCCTTCGTTGAGAGTATTCTTTGCAGTTGGAATAGGAGTTATGTTTCTTGTTACAGCAATGCTGCATGGGGTGGACGTAGTTGTCTGTTGACTTTTGCTAGGAGGACTTATCCGGGAACTGAAGGAAAACATGCCAacgattttttttttggttagaaaatatttctattttcattcATCAAGAGAGGCACTTAACTGGATTTAAGCACAATATCAGAGCGTTGTGTCTATGGCTTAGAAATATGGCATTATCATTCATAACATATAAGATGATTTCTTAATCTACTTAGAATGCCAAACAATATCTTATATAACTAATAGTTTTGGGTGAACTGATCTCCATATACAACAAACATGACTAGTTTAAGAGAAAAAGTTCAAACAAGTAAATCAGATAAATATGTGAAATTCTTTTAGGTGCGGGCATCCAAACAGAAACGATACTGCAAAAGAAACCAAGAAACAAGATCAGCTAAAGTAGTCCATGCATGCTAAGAAAAGTTTTCTATACATCTCAAGCATTTTACATGGTGAATTCAATGGCATAATCTGTTGGAAACATCAATCTGATGGGCGAGATGGCGAGACCTGAAAGTAAAAAGATCTTTACTGCTTGCTTTGCTTTTCTCAGGAACAGATTTTCCTAGTTTTGGTTTTTGTTCATTTGGCCTCAAAGAACCAATCAACGCTCTTATGTTTTCCTCACCATCCAACTGGGAGTCCTTCCTAAAGTATTTGGGTTATCAACAACAAATGTTAGAATTCTTGCATTTACCATGAAATTACAATCAGGTAAAGTAAACGGAAGCTTGAAAATTTAAGCATGATACAAATGTAAGTTACTAAAACTTACATAGTAATGCCTAAAACTTGGTGGCTCTCCTGACTTCCTGTCTGAAGAGGGTTAATCATTGGCAGTAATCCAGAGTCTGTGGGGAAACCAGCTTTGCTCCCAGTTTCATCATCTTTGTTATCTTGAGATCTGTATTAAATAGTATCATATAAACTGTCTAAAAAAAATTTCTAGTTTACACCATTGGCTTACATTATTTCATCTGAAGGACTCTGTGTTATGGAGCCAACTCTCTTGTTACCAAATTCAGAAAGTTTTGTCTCAGTCAATGATGTTGTCTTCTGCATCTGAGCTGCAGGTTTAATTGATGGCATAAAAAACTTTGACCTGATGACACCAGTGTCTCTTCTTTTCTCTGCTGTCAAATCTTCAGCTACTATTCCACTGCGACAATTTCAGAAAAAGCAAGTGCACCACAATTTCATAATATGCAGGACAGAGACTTATTTTACACTGTTCTCTACGAAAGCTAAGCTTTGCAGTTTCCAAGTTAGACATCATGGACAGTAATGCTGAATGAACAGAAGGGAGATGGTCCATATTGACCTACTTGCTTAATGAGGATGCAGAAAGCTCAGAAGTTGGGCTCTGAATCTCGTTACCGACTTTCACGTCTTGCATTTTGTCTTCTGTAGCATTTGCAATGTACATACTATTGGAATGTGTCTGAGTCCTGTCCTTATTGGTCTCCAAAACATGCTTATCGCTTTCAAGGATGCTCTTTTCACTAGCATTGTTCATTGATGTTGCAACACCCTCCAAAGATGAACTTTCTAAAACTGTCTTATCATAGTTTTTGTCTGagtccaaaagcacttttttgttTACGTCTGTTCCTACACCAAAGAAAGTAACATCCGCAGCCGAATTAACATGTTGCTGTAAACCAGAAGAAGTATCACTTCTTGATTCACTCCGTGATATCAAAGAAGTTCCCTCTACTTGGCAAACTGCTTCTTGAGTGCTGGTGGATATTTTTTTCTGCAACGAAATTTTTGCTTTCTCCAGTGCAACTTCACTGCTAACTGATTGCAACTTTGAAGTGTCGTTATTGCCCATAGTATGGTTTGAAGGTAAACTATGTTTTGTGGTGTCATGATTTTTATCTATGTCAATATGAGAATCAATAGTCAAATTCATCCCAGCCTCTGATGCACCGTGTTTCTGGGCTGTCCTGTCCTCTAAAGAACCAAGGTCTTCATTCAGATGACTTCCAGAGCCTTCATTACCACTTTTCTTAGAAGAACATTCCTTTTCTTGGTTGTTCGCCTTTTCTCCAGTCTCCCCGCTTGACCCAAAACTGAAGCTATCCTTTTCTTGGTTGTTCTTCGCCTTTTCTCTACTCTCCTGGCTTGACCCAAAACTGAAATTATCCAACCTGGACCAAACACAGTTGGGGATACTCCACTTAGTTACAGTGGAACAATTGAGtcatgttgatatttgatgaaCTGAAGCTAGACAAATATGGAGCACAGTAAAAGGAGCATAAAAGTAGTACATACTCAAAATCAAATGAAAAATTGAAGTCATCTCCCTTCTTTTTGTTGACAGCACCTTTGGATTCTTTTTTTGATGTCTCCCTTGATTTTCGATCCTTTTTACATGGGGAAGAGATATCAAGATCTGGTATGTCAATGTTGAAGGATGATATCTTGCCAAAATCACTATCAAGATTGAAATCCATATCCCTAAAGAAAGTTCAATGCCAGAATTAGGTAATGTGTCATTCCTTCTCTATTCAACATTCTATAGCTTGTCCAGAATCAAGTCGCGAAAATTGTTTGTCACAAAGATACTGCAAATTTTTACAGAGAGTAATACCGTAAAAGAGAGACAGAGAGACTTGCAAGTTAATGACAGAAACCTTAGATCCAAGTACCAACAAAAAAGTAATAGACGAAATAAATGAAAATAATAAATGCGAGTATTCTGATGCAGTAgcttaacaaaattaattaattacatAATCAGAAATAACAACACAAGGCTATGCAGACGTTACTCTTTGTCAAAGTTGAAtgtctttttcttatttttggatATAGGCCCAAAGTCGAAATCCATTGCATCATTTCCCATAGACATCGATTTCAACGACTTAAGAAAGTCATCTCCAATATCCAGATCTGTCACAACATAACGTAAATAGTAATTATCCATGTGGATTAAAAATTCCAATATCTGCAGTACTCGAGATGTATAAAGAAAGGCACAGATAAACATAAACTCATTGAGAATTATCTGCAACGAAGAATGTATCTCTATTTACTTTGTTCCCCCACTATGTATATTATTGGACATTTTGCACGTTACAATCCATTAAGCTGCCATACTTCAATGTAGCATTCCTATTTTAAAGTCTGGCGTCATATACTGTTGATCCTGACATTTTCATTTTCAAAAAGCTTTATATCTGAACGTTTCTTGAATACAAGTACAAAAAACTGAGAATTGTGAATCTCATCTAGATTGTCTTTTGTAACTTTTTTTAAACAGACTTGGTATTACATGACAATACTGTTCAAGGAAGCTATCTGTTCTAATAGGTATTTCATGCTGAAATCAGATATTTTTAAGCTTTAAGAAGTGCAGTTTTCAGTGTTTAATTCTACAAATAGGTTTACATCTAGATTCTAGTGTGAACCCAAAAGAAATGTTAAGTACCAAGTAATGAATCTTTCTCTTTTGATTTGACAGTCGAAGCTGCTCCCTTCTGAGATTCTGCCATCTGCACAGAAAGCGTCAGGATCTCAAAGGGCTTCAAGAAGGTAGGTGAAGGAGCAGTTATTCGAAGAGAACATATCACAGAACTACAAAACTAGAAGCAAAGAACCACAGCTCTTGCACGGCACTCTGATAGTTTGAAATAAGACTTTTTTAGGTGATAAGTAGTTTGATATAAGACTTCTATCAAGTCATAAAACTTAAATGGTTCTTTCAACATTTTTGCATCAGAAAACAGCTGCAATATGGTATATGGAATCAAAGCATCATTTCCTAGCAAGGCTTGACCAGACCAAGCACAAATTTATTTTGCAAAGGCATAACATACACGGCGTCATGAAGAACACTAATAGAAAGGTGGAATAAAAAGGAGTGCGAGAGTAAATCTACAAGCACACTCATTTTATGCAAAACTTTAAGTTCCCTCTGTCTGTAACAAAATATCTGATATGAATGTCGAAATCTGGAAGCGAACTTTTTTGGTAACTACTTGGAGAATTTGCAATTCATAGGACAATTAAATGCTATGAAATTTAACCAAACAAGAAAACAACACATTCCAGAGGCTATTTGAAGGCAGTATGACACAAAAAGAGAACCATATGTATCTTATATCTCTTTTCAAATCTCAGAGCTAATATCAAAGTTCTGTTTTAAGGCTCCAACCAAAGCACACTAGTCACTGTTCACTTAGCCAAGTGGAGATCTGCCTCTGTAGGATCAGAGATTAAGTTTCCTGCCAGTTACAAAGGAGACTCTAAATGACATTGCTATTCAGACAAATTTTAACGAATTCCTGAAGTTAAATAACATGATTAACTCATGAATGCAAAAGAAAAAATGAATAAGTTTAAAGACAGATGATAAATGAGATCTTTAAAAATTCTAAATTAAACCTACTGGTCCGAATACAATAACAAGGCTATGAGAAAATAAATTGCATTCTAACTTATATTGAAGCATACAGTATACATGCACTACAGCAGTGAAACAAATACTAGGAGCATTAGCCTTTTGTGCAAACGCATGTAAGTAAATTATTTGACTCTCTAAAGATAATCTAGATAGTAACACAGCTTGgactcactctctctctctctctctctcctgaaGTATATTTATCATCTTAGAATACATCTCCTACTTTTATCCTAAAGTTTCAAATCGCAGCATAAATATACTCAAATTGATGAATCGAAAATAAATGACAGCAAAAATGTCTCATAAACTTGAGGATTAGTAAATCGATACCATTAAAATTAACGTCACATGTAAAAGGACTTGATCTCTTCACCAATTCCTCAAATTATAAAATTAAAGTTATTCACAGCTCAGATATTGCGAAAATGGATaataaattgccaaatttcctcGTTTAAACATTTCACAGTTTGATACGTACGGATGGAATCGAAGTAAAAGCAAAAACAATCCGAATCTGCGAAACCTGGTGAATGTGTACGATCGAATGAAAAGGACGACTTCAATTTCGATTCCCAATGATTTCGAAAGCTTCGAGTTTCGATCGCCCGCTTTTCCTTTGCTTCTGCGTATGCAGAGTGAAGAGAGAACAGTATGTGGGTTTGAAATGATAATTATCCTTTCGCGCCTGAATTGGGTTTATATAGGCGGACATCGGTAGCATGATGTGACAAGGAATGAATTTCAATATTGTACACATTATAGTGCGTGCGGAGTAAACCTGTTAAACGGGCCGGGCCAGCCAATGACACCCGACTTGACCCGGTTCAGCGCGGATCAGCCCGGTCCGCTAGGGGTGGGACGGGTTGGGGAGGGTTATGGGTGGAATCGGATGGGGGCAGGCCTTTTTTGGTAAGCGGTGCCTCGGAACCCGGTTAGTCCGGTTACCCACTACCGGGTTTTTACCGGGCTACATCCCGGTTACCGt containing:
- the LOC104118734 gene encoding uncharacterized protein At4g18490 isoform X1, with amino-acid sequence MAESQKGAASTVKSKEKDSLLDLDIGDDFLKSLKSMSMGNDAMDFDFGPISKNKKKTFNFDKEDMDFNLDSDFGKISSFNIDIPDLDISSPCKKDRKSRETSKKESKGAVNKKKGDDFNFSFDFELDNFSFGSSQESREKAKNNQEKDSFSFGSSGETGEKANNQEKECSSKKSGNEGSGSHLNEDLGSLEDRTAQKHGASEAGMNLTIDSHIDIDKNHDTTKHSLPSNHTMGNNDTSKLQSVSSEVALEKAKISLQKKISTSTQEAVCQVEGTSLISRSESRSDTSSGLQQHVNSAADVTFFGVGTDVNKKVLLDSDKNYDKTVLESSSLEGVATSMNNASEKSILESDKHVLETNKDRTQTHSNSMYIANATEDKMQDVKVGNEIQSPTSELSASSLSNGIVAEDLTAEKRRDTGVIRSKFFMPSIKPAAQMQKTTSLTETKLSEFGNKRVGSITQSPSDEIISQDNKDDETGSKAGFPTDSGLLPMINPLQTGSQESHQVLGITMKDSQLDGEENIRALIGSLRPNEQKPKLGKSVPEKSKASSKDLFTFSSRISPPSKSQQTTTSTPCSIAVTRNITPIPTAKNTLNEGDKTLPIKAARRTLDTSSLKISAKLGSKPETSRTVLQKNMKSSKNVDQHGGFKAILQAKDNNCTERLKQMPANLSIKRKVPETNLDLTILLPSKRLSHSPSESRGSSEGTERIWHKQVNDHEHSGNGNKTSDYENCQISSRDVPMEMNIKELGRPFAIEDDDNIKKAEALSKDLDDMCSMLRKKQEEAKELLVRAVVNNNKLLLLNHPIYEEKIHRVQKFAAELMMRYQLAISH
- the LOC104118734 gene encoding uncharacterized protein At4g18490 isoform X2 gives rise to the protein MAESQKGAASTVKSKEKDSLLDLDIGDDFLKSLKSMSMGNDAMDFDFGPISKNKKKTFNFDKEDMDFNLDSDFGKISSFNIDIPDLDISSPCKKDRKSRETSKKESKGAVNKKKGDDFNFSFDFELDNFSFGSSQESREKAKNNQEKDSFSFGSSGETGEKANNQEKECSSKKSGNEGSGSHLNEDLGSLEDRTAQKHGASEAGMNLTIDSHIDIDKNHDTTKHSLPSNHTMGNNDTSKLQSVSSEVALEKAKISLQKKISTSTQEAVCQVEGTSLISRSESRSDTSSGLQQHVNSAADVTFFGVGTDVNKKVLLDSDKNYDKTVLESSSLEGVATSMNNASEKSILESDKHVLETNKDRTQTHSNSMYIANATEDKMQDVKVGNEIQSPTSELSASSLSNGIVAEDLTAEKRRDTGVIRSKFFMPSIKPAAQMQKTTSLTETKLSEFGNKRVGSITQSPSDEIISQDNKDDETGSKAGFPTDSGLLPMINPLQTGSQESHQVLGITISRISPPSKSQQTTTSTPCSIAVTRNITPIPTAKNTLNEGDKTLPIKAARRTLDTSSLKISAKLGSKPETSRTVLQKNMKSSKNVDQHGGFKAILQAKDNNCTERLKQMPANLSIKRKVPETNLDLTILLPSKRLSHSPSESRGSSEGTERIWHKQVNDHEHSGNGNKTSDYENCQISSRDVPMEMNIKELGRPFAIEDDDNIKKAEALSKDLDDMCSMLRKKQEEAKELLVRAVVNNNKLLLLNHPIYEEKIHRVQKFAAELMMRYQLAISH
- the LOC104118734 gene encoding uncharacterized protein At4g18490 isoform X3 is translated as MAESQKGAASTVKSKEKDSLLDLDIGDDFLKSLKSMSMGNDAMDFDFGPISKNKKKTFNFDKEDMDFNLDSDFGKISSFNIDIPDLDISSPCKKDRKSRETSKKESKGAVNKKKGDDFNFSFDFELDNFSFGSSQESREKAKNNQEKDSFSFGSSGETGEKANNQEKECSSKKSGNEGSGSHLNEDLGSLEDRTAQKHGASEAGMNLTIDSHIDIDKNHDTTKHSLPSNHTMGNNDTSKLQSVSSEVALEKAKISLQKKISTSTQEAVCQVEGTSLISRSESRSDTSSGLQQHVNSAADVTFFGVGTDVNKKVLLDSDKNYDKTVLESSSLEGVATSMNNASEKSILESDKHVLETNKDRTQTHSNSMYIANATEDKMQDVKVGNEIQSPTSELSASSLSNGIVAEDLTAEKRRDTGVIRSKFFMPSIKPAAQMQKTTSLTETKLSEFGNKRVGSITQSPSDEIISQDNKDDETGSKAGFPTDSGLLPMINPLQTGSQESHQVLGITMKDSQLDGEENIRALIGSLRPNEQKPKLGKSVPEKSKASSKDLFTFSSRISPPSKSQQTTTSTPCSIAVTRNITPIPTAKNTLNEGDKTLPIKAARRTLDTSSLKISAKLGSKPETSRTVLQKNMKSSKNVDQHGGFKAILQAKDNNCTERLKQMPANLSIKRKVPEGLL